A single Bacteroidota bacterium DNA region contains:
- a CDS encoding sigma-70 family RNA polymerase sigma factor, translated as MEVNPNLTDKAQRDYQLVQAAIGRGDQKAYAELMNNYKDSLYFMLLKMTNNPEDADDLTIEAFGKAFKKLHQYTPDFAFSTWLFKIASNNCIDFMRKKAKYTFSMNKTSDNNEDGDELANMIPEESLDPEENILKKEKINRLREIVDRLKPHYRTLIELRYFKEYSYEEIAQELDLPLGTVKAQLYRAREFIYNIIKNLPEKF; from the coding sequence ATGGAAGTAAACCCAAATCTAACCGATAAAGCCCAAAGAGATTATCAATTGGTCCAGGCCGCCATCGGCAGGGGAGATCAGAAAGCGTACGCGGAGTTGATGAATAACTATAAGGATTCCCTGTATTTTATGCTTCTTAAGATGACAAACAATCCTGAAGATGCGGATGATCTTACTATAGAAGCTTTTGGGAAGGCGTTCAAAAAACTTCACCAGTACACACCTGATTTTGCGTTCAGTACCTGGCTATTTAAGATAGCATCCAATAATTGCATCGATTTCATGAGAAAAAAGGCCAAATATACTTTCTCCATGAATAAGACCAGCGACAACAACGAGGATGGTGACGAACTGGCAAATATGATACCGGAAGAAAGCCTGGATCCTGAAGAGAATATTTTAAAAAAGGAAAAGATCAACAGGTTACGGGAGATAGTTGACAGGCTTAAACCGCATTACCGTACTTTAATAGAACTCAGGTATTTTAAAGAGTATTCCTATGAAGAAATTGCGCAAGAACTGGATCTTCCGCTGGGCACTGTGAAAGCCCAGCTTTACCGTGCCAGGGAGTTCATATATAATATCATCAAAAACCTTCCT
- a CDS encoding glycosyltransferase, with protein sequence MDKALWTIFIIFLASAAIQLFYTWAFFSRLAFSRKKKGNPGSVPISVVIAARNEYDNLINNLPPILEQDYPEFEVVLVNDASDDETLTLLDEFKDKYKHLKVVNLPENLNFFKGKKFPLSMGIKSAKYEHLLLTDADCRPRSERWIATMAGNFQENIEIIIGYGAYRPEKGMLDKLVRFEALHVAVQYLSFAMAGLPYMGVGRNLSYQRSLFYRNKGFSSHYKVSSGDDDLFINKVATRLNTAVEISADSHTLSRQPLTFAAFLRQKKRHLSTAGHYKFRFKALLGLYSVSQFFFWISFIFLLIFGYNILYLLSLWALRMVSQMVILKSSMIRLKEKKLLLISPLMEFIFILINPLLAFSNLIYKQDKWK encoded by the coding sequence ATGGATAAAGCTTTATGGACGATTTTCATTATATTTCTGGCAAGTGCTGCCATTCAGTTGTTTTACACATGGGCGTTTTTTTCACGCCTCGCTTTTTCCAGGAAGAAGAAAGGGAATCCTGGTTCCGTGCCCATTTCTGTAGTAATAGCTGCCCGTAATGAATATGATAATCTGATAAATAATCTTCCTCCCATCCTGGAACAGGATTATCCGGAGTTTGAAGTTGTATTGGTTAATGATGCTTCTGATGATGAAACTCTCACTTTGCTGGATGAATTTAAAGATAAATATAAACATCTCAAAGTAGTTAACCTTCCTGAAAACCTGAATTTCTTCAAAGGAAAGAAGTTTCCATTATCCATGGGGATCAAGTCGGCAAAATATGAGCATTTGCTTTTGACGGATGCTGATTGCAGGCCTCGTTCAGAAAGATGGATCGCTACTATGGCCGGTAATTTTCAGGAAAACATTGAAATTATTATTGGTTACGGAGCATACAGACCAGAAAAGGGAATGCTCGATAAACTTGTCCGTTTCGAAGCTCTCCACGTAGCTGTTCAATACCTTTCTTTTGCGATGGCAGGTTTGCCTTACATGGGAGTTGGCAGAAACTTGTCGTATCAACGATCTCTTTTTTACCGGAATAAGGGTTTTAGTTCGCATTACAAGGTTTCTTCGGGTGATGATGACCTATTCATCAATAAAGTTGCAACGAGGCTGAATACTGCTGTGGAAATCAGCGCCGACAGCCATACCCTTTCCAGGCAACCTTTAACTTTTGCAGCCTTCCTGCGACAGAAAAAAAGACATCTTTCGACAGCAGGTCATTATAAATTTCGTTTTAAAGCTTTGCTTGGATTGTATTCGGTTTCACAGTTTTTTTTCTGGATAAGTTTTATCTTCCTTCTGATATTCGGATATAATATATTATATTTGTTATCATTATGGGCATTAAGAATGGTCTCCCAGATGGTCATCCTGAAAAGTTCAATGATTCGGCTTAAAGAGAAAAAATTATTGCTAATTTCGCCACTGATGGAGTTCATTTTTATTTTAATAAATCCCTTATTGGCGTTTTCAAATCTGATTTACAAGCAGGATAAATGGAAGTAA